The following are from one region of the Bombina bombina isolate aBomBom1 unplaced genomic scaffold, aBomBom1.pri scaffold_394, whole genome shotgun sequence genome:
- the LOC128643655 gene encoding gastrula zinc finger protein XlCGF26.1-like, which produces MNSCVLDKEMNSLYPSFTTGSIRMIPQTPTFLDTNEYSQTLGKSQQIFKGDGELAGTGQQSLCTESNLVIKQEDKNYALSSEMIIHEDKPQTCTEFSKKIKEEKSLQSSQIIHTKESPFKSTECEKSFRYKSHLLKPHKIHTGEKSHTCTECDKCLFSCTECGKSLTQMNNLKTHKKNHTGEKPFTCTECEKSFTGKSSLNKHERVHTVEKPFTCTECGKSFTEKSSLKTHERIHTGEKPFTCTECGKCFTQKSDLKKHEMRHIGEKPFTCTECGKCFTEKSDLKKHERRHTGEKPFTCTECGKSFTEKNSLNKHERVHTGEKPFTCTECGKSFTEKNNLNKHERVHTGGKPFTCTECGKGFTEKSCLKSHERIHTGEKPFTCTECGKSFTGKSVLKNHERIHTGEKPFTCTECGKRFTKKSYLKTHERIHTGEKPFTCTECGKSFTGKSSLNKHERIHTGEKPFTCTECGKSFTEKSCLKSHERIHTGEKPFTCTECGKSFTEKSDLKSHERIHTGEKPFTCTECGNSFTVKSSDLKNHERIHEGRNLSHV; this is translated from the coding sequence acaaagaaATGAATAGTttatatccatccttcactacaggaagcatcagaatgataccacagactccaacatttttagacactaatgaatattcacaaacattggggaaatcacagcagatatttaaaggagatggtgaattggcaggaactgggcagcaatcgttatgtacagagagtaatttagtcatcaaacaagaggacaagaattatgccttatctagtgaaatgattatccatGAAGATAAGCCACAAACATGTACTGAGttttcaaaaaaaattaaagaagagaaaagtctacagtctagccaaataattcatacaaaggagagtcctttcaaatctacagaatgtgagaaaagtttTAGATATAAGTCTCATCTCCTAAAGccacacaaaattcacacaggtgagaagtcacacacatgtactgagtgcgacAAATGTTTATTTagctgtacagagtgtggaaaaagtttaacACAAATGAATAATCTAAAAACTCATAAAAagaatcacacaggagaaaagccattcacatgtacagagtgtgaaaaAAGTTTTACAGGAAAGAGTAGTCTGAATAAACATGAAAGGGTTCACACagtagaaaagcctttcacatgtacagagtgtggaaaaagttttacagaaaagagtagtctgaaaactcatgaaaggattcacacaggagaaaagccttttacatgtacagagtgtggaaaatgttttacacaaaagagtgatctgaaaaagcatgaaatgagACAcataggggaaaagcctttcacatgtacagagtgtggaaaatgttttacagaaaagagtgatctgaaaaagcatgaaaggagacacacaggagaaaagcctttcacatgtacagagtgtggaaaaagttttacagaaaagaataGTCTGAATAAACATGAAAgggttcacacaggagaaaagccttttacttgtacagagtgtggaaaaagttttacagaaaagaataATCTGAATAAACATGAAAGGGTTCACACAGGaggaaagcctttcacatgtaccgagtgtggaaaaggttttacagaaaagagttgtctgaaaagtcatgaaaggattcacacaggagaaaagcctttcacatgtacagagtgtggaaaaagttttacaggaaagagtgttctgaaaaatcatgaaaggattcacacaggagaaaagcctttcacatgtacagagtgtggaaaaagatttacaaaaaagagttatctgaaaactcatgaaaggattcacacaggagaaaagcctttcacatgtacagagtgtggaaaaagttttacaggaaagagtagtctgaataaacatgaaaggattcacacaggagaaaagcctttcacatgtacagagtgtggaaaaagttttacagaaaagagttgtctgaaaagtcatgaaaggattcacacaggagaaaagcctttcacttgtacagagtgtggaaaaagttttacagaaaagagtgatctgaaaagtcatgaaaggattcacacaggagaaaagccgttcacatgtacagagtgtggaaacagttttacagtaaagagtagtgatctgaaaaatcatgaaaggattcacgagggaagaaacctttcacatgtttag